The following nucleotide sequence is from Nitratidesulfovibrio termitidis HI1.
GGCTTCGGAAATGATGCCCGTGGGGGCGTAGGCGTCCAGTGGCCCCGTTTGCCCGGAACCGTCGGCTAGTTCGGCGTACCCGCGTTTTCCCGTTTCCCATGGCGCTTCGTTGGGTCCGCTCCCTTCCGCGTATCCCGCACCCCCTGACATGCCGAATGCGGCGCCGGGCGGAACGGGCTGCATCGCGCCTTCCGGCGGCAGGTCCAGCACCAGCACGCCGCCCTCGGCCATGATCACCCCGCGCTCGATGACGTTCTGCAATTCGCGCACGTTGCCTGGCCAGGGATAGGATTGCAGTTCGGCCATCTGGCGATGGGCGATGCGCGGCTCCGGCAGGTTCAGGCGGCGGCACGAGGCCCGCACGAAGTGCCGTGCCAGCAAGGGGATGTCGTCGCGCCGGGCACGCAGGGAGGGCAGGGCCACGGGGAACACGCTGAGCCGGAAGAACAGATCCTGCCGGAAGCGTCCATGCTCCACGTCGGCCCGCAGGTCGCGGTTGGTGGCGGCGATGATGCGCACGTCCACGCTGCGGCTGCGTTCCTCGCCCACCCGCTCGAACACCCCCTCTTGCAGCACACGCAGCAGCTTGCCTTGCAATTCCAGCGGTATTTCGCCCACTTCGTCCAGGAACAGGGTGCCGCCGTCGGCCAGTTGAAAGCGGCCCACGCGGTCGCGCAGGGCGCCGGTGAAGGCGCCCTTCACGTGGCCGAAGAATTCGCTTTCGAACAGTTCGCGCGGGATGGCCGAACAGTTCACCCGCACCAGCGGGGCGGCGGCGCGCTGGCTGCGGTCGTGGATGGCCTGGGCCACCAGTTCCTTGCCGGTGCCCGATTCGCCCAGCAGCAGCACGGTGGCGTCGGTGGGGGCCACCATGTCCACCTGCTCCAGGGCCCGGCGCAGGGGTGGGCTGTCGCCCACGATGGAGTGCGGGGCGCGGGCGCGGCGCACCTCGCCGCGCAGGTGCTCGTTTTCCAGTTCCAGCGCCCGGCGCAGGTGCTGGATTTCCTCGAAGGAGCGGGCGTTGACCACGGCGGCGGACAGCGAATCGGCGAAAATCTTGTGCATCTTGCGGT
It contains:
- a CDS encoding sigma-54-dependent Fis family transcriptional regulator, translating into MSPTSPMPSPFALTGDAPSRQQTPDATDPALAHSVLRQFDISPFLDMMLNVARERTVEGLLELTHRVNRGTHVMCGCIWFVDTPPQASGVTSGPGEGDHVLRLMTVAGHTATPVRDWRHAEGTYAVVPLSELLVGQVAARGEPTWAASPEDWARPAWAVDEAIHAYAAYPLQFKGNMIGVMAVFYDRPMRGVLADLMLLHRKMHKIFADSLSAAVVNARSFEEIQHLRRALELENEHLRGEVRRARAPHSIVGDSPPLRRALEQVDMVAPTDATVLLLGESGTGKELVAQAIHDRSQRAAAPLVRVNCSAIPRELFESEFFGHVKGAFTGALRDRVGRFQLADGGTLFLDEVGEIPLELQGKLLRVLQEGVFERVGEERSRSVDVRIIAATNRDLRADVEHGRFRQDLFFRLSVFPVALPSLRARRDDIPLLARHFVRASCRRLNLPEPRIAHRQMAELQSYPWPGNVRELQNVIERGVIMAEGGVLVLDLPPEGAMQPVPPGAAFGMSGGAGYAEGSGPNEAPWETGKRGYAELADGSGQTGPLDAYAPTGIISEARWRELQRVNIERALAATGGRVHGPGGAAELLGLPPTTLQSRMKTLGLRGR